The following proteins are encoded in a genomic region of Phalacrocorax carbo chromosome 2, bPhaCar2.1, whole genome shotgun sequence:
- the CCDC166 gene encoding coiled-coil domain-containing protein 166 has translation MAPKAKQMKQDAVRAGKNKPGVRTKNGDTSKGINDMETLVKERKLYLQKECKILTEQMNAYMGRMEHFLQENKFLEKEAQRNQEENNAYLSYITKHSQKCQNLIITLNDQNHTDLSQVWMQKEKLISEYTEKEKEVRSALINMETKYSLMNKEVEDLQPFKDPSVQLEQMKKIKELEKELLATKIQHSDEMHKIKSRFLQAKADCETDFHQKIQVLTKRAEEGAIQSLIQYIKQVKAENWHLRQELLRLIQYSKVLKETKVQLREQQQQLLRENRYTQDMAHMRHWLHQHETHNANGETHRSHNLFRCVPQPKKTLLHSSLMPMYQ, from the coding sequence ATGGCACCCAAGGCAAAGCAGATGAAACAAGACGCTGTGCGTGCTGGGAAAAATAAGCCAGGAGTAAGAACCAAGAATGGAGATACCTCCAAAGGAATAAATGACATGGAAACACTTGTCAAAGAGAGGAAATTGTACTTGCAGAAAGAATGCAAGATTCTCACTGAACAAATGAACGCATACATGGGAAGAATGGAGCACTTcctgcaggaaaataaattcctaGAAAAGGAAGCCCAACGGAATCAGGAAGAGAACAACGCTTACCTCTCCTACATAACAAAACACAGCCAGAAGTGCCAGAATCTGATAATAACATTAAATGATCAGAATCACACTGATTTATCTCAAGTCTGGATGCAGAAAGAGAAGCTAATCTCAGAGtatacagaaaaagagaaggaggtAAGGAGCGCTCTGATAAATATGGAGACAAAGTACTCTCTTATGAACAAGGAGGTTGAAGACCTGCAGCCTTTCAAAGATCCATCTGTTCAGCTGGAACAGATGAAAAAGATTAAAGAGCTGGAGAAGGAATTGTTGGCCACAAAGATACAACATTCAGATGAAATGCACAAAATCAAGAGCAGATTTCTGCAGGCCAAGGCTGACTGTGAGACAGACTTTCATCAGAAGATCCAGGTTCTCACAAAGAGAGCAGAAGAAGGAGCAATACAGTCTCTAATTCAGTATATCAAACAAGTAAAAGCAGAGAATTGGCATCTGCGCCAGGAATTGCTCAGACTCATCCAATACTCAAAAGTCCTTAAAGAAACCAAAGTTCAACtgagagaacagcagcagcagcttcttcgGGAGAACCGATACACTCAGGACATGGCACATATGCGCCACTGGTTACACCAGCATGAGACACACAATGCAAACGGTGAAACCCACAGGTCTCATAACCTGTTCAGATGTGTCCCTCAACCTAAAAAAACACTCCTCCACTCCTCACTCATGCCAATGTATCAGTAG